A window of Hordeum vulgare subsp. vulgare chromosome 5H, MorexV3_pseudomolecules_assembly, whole genome shotgun sequence genomic DNA:
ccgcaaaaaaaaaaaagaaaaaaagaaaaaaggaaggggTTGTAATCCAATGCGGAAGGTGTTTTGTAATTCGACTAGGCGACCAACTGACCTGTCCAATATAACAGAGAGGCCAGGTTGCGCGAAGGGCCCGACCAAGCCCAGCCCATACCGCCAGCCACCTCTGTCGTTGTCGCTACTGACGCGGCACGAGCCGGCGAATCCGACAAGCCCCCGACCTCTCCTCGCTCGCCGCGAGATCCCGCGCCCATGGCGGTCGGCATCGCGCTCCTGCTCGACCTGGCGGCCCGCGCGCCCCACTCCTCAGCCTCCCTCCACTCGCACGCcgccttctccgccgccgcagccgccgccgccgccgcagccatcTCCGCCTCCGCTGTACCCCTCTCCGCGCGGCCCTTCTCCGGGTTAGTTCGACCACCCACCCCCACTCCTTTAATCTCCTAATAACTACGAGCGCTTTTGTTATTTCCTGCTCCCGTGTTTTTTCTTGTGCGCGCGTGCGTATGTCGCGATCGAGGTGTTTGGTGCATTGCGCCGCGAGGATTCTCTCAGTGATATTCAGTTGCGCCCGCACAGTTAGCGCGCGAGTATTTCGGTGCAGTAGTCGCAGCTGAGCTGCTAAAGCTTGATGTATTAATCATTGCAGTTTCTAAAGCTTCTGTCCGGTGTTCAATATCGTCTTTGGATAGCTAGTTGCAAGTGTTCAGGGTTTGGAGGTGAATTTAACTGCTACACATGAAACTTCATGTTGTGGTCTATTAGTTGGGGTTTGCTCTTGGTGCGCATGaggtgtactccctccgttcctaaatataagtctttttagaggttccactaagAAACTAGATACGGATgtttatagacatactttagagtatagattcactcattttgctccgtatgtagactcctagtgaaatctcttaaaagacttatatttagaaacggaggaagtatatgggTATATCAAGTTGAGTTTGTGATTTTAGTCAAGCTTTTGTTCACTAGCCAGCACAAGTCATGCTTTTCTACAAATGAATGTGGAATGAATGATAATAAGATATCTTCACTactaacttggaagtaaagacctGGAAAATTATATGAATGTACATTACCTATTACCAGGGACGCTGTTTGTTGATGCATGCAAGCTGCATTTAGTATTTTCCTCTGATTATTCATTTTTAATCTGTTGACCTTATTACTAAGTGATGCTTTCCTGGTTCAGTTTTGCAGGATTCACTGTTGCTCATTGTGATGCTGGTTCAACTTATGGATCGAATGATAGCCCTGATCTTGTCAGTGATCTTAATGACAAGATACATGACTCGATTCATGATCTCCAATTACCGATAAAAGAATACCCGTTGGAGCTGAAGCCGCTTTTGTATGCATTTGGCTTTAAGCATTTGAGTATGACGACCATTAGGGCCTTTTTATTATACTATTTACCACTTCTGGAGCCTCGTCCGCCcactgatgacgatgacgatgatgatctgCTTCAAGATGATTCAGAGAGGCCTCCGGTCGACCTGGTTACTCCCTtccataattcattgaagcaaatCGCACGCGAGGTACATCTTTTCTCTGACACTTTAGTACAGTAGCGTGATTCCTGCTCATACATATGTTTTAGTCACAGTGAGTGGCTAGGCACATGCTTGGTTTGACTGATTGATCAGATAGGATATGTCAGTATCTTGAATCCAGATGCTCATGTGTATTCACCTTAACCAACCTCCAATGTTGCCTTGCCTCTCAGTCCACGAGAAGCATAAATTCAGTCTGTGCAAATTCAATGCTTGCTAGATTTTTTCAATCGCTATTACTTGACTTGTTGATTTTGCTTCCTAGTTAGACTATCTTCAAAATAAACATGAATTGTTCTTTGTATACGTGAAACATAAATGTACTTCCTAGTATTCATGTTATTTATGTAGGGCCTGGTGAATAATAAAGCTAGTCCAAGCAGGTGGACTTCCTGCCTTCCTGGCCTTATCCTGTaaccctaattcagctttgtaggAAAATTCAAAATCAGCTGAAGCCATTTGGGTGTATTTATGAGTCATAACACTCTTTAAACTGAGGCAATTTTAAGCTGCTTATATTATAATTTTAAGCTTGGCCCAGAAGATCATTATTTATTTCTCCTATGTGAAGTAAAAGTCACTTGCTTAATCTTCTGTTCTGCATTTCAGGTTTCTGTTGTAACAACAAGAAGAGTATTCGAAAGGATCGCGGTTCGTCATGTTTCAGCAAGAACAGCATGGAAGCTTCTCAAAGGTGAACGCTTCTCCGTTTTTCTCATGTCTTCTAGCAGCACTGTAGAAGCAGTGTAACAACCACATCAGTATTAGAAAGGTTTGCAGCTGTGATACTCCCACACAATTCCTCAAGTTAACGTGCTTATATGGACTGCCAGTACACAGTACTTTATTCTGTGCTGCTCCACCCTAAGCCCCTTACCATGAgtattgtagatgttgatattttttttctgtaaacttggtcaaagaaacaaaattaatacaccttatataaaaAGGAACATAGGGAGTATCCGTGAACAGGAAGCGCGTGTATTTAGAGGTGCTACTGCCTCCAACTTCAAATGTTTATTCAGTTATCTTCTAACAGGGGTTGATGGAAATTTGAAACCATGGCATTGCTCCTAGAAATCCAAAGCAGGAAATACCTTAGTCTAGGTTGGTTTCAGAGGATTGACCTGTTGGAATAACTATA
This region includes:
- the LOC123395644 gene encoding uncharacterized protein LOC123395644; translation: MAVGIALLLDLAARAPHSSASLHSHAAFSAAAAAAAAAAISASAVPLSARPFSGFAGFTVAHCDAGSTYGSNDSPDLVSDLNDKIHDSIHDLQLPIKEYPLELKPLLYAFGFKHLSMTTIRAFLLYYLPLLEPRPPTDDDDDDDLLQDDSERPPVDLVTPFHNSLKQIAREVSVVTTRRVFERIAVRHVSARTAWKLLKDAAKSSKRKAMRGMSIPEYTYCVARTTFRAHALGVAATWVVQSIVQVYKCFIRQPDNDEELFDEKEKLRLFGRSIYSVTIKCGFSLFFASIGAGLGVLLHPVHGQWIGCILGDFAGPVVAILIFEKLQFPLEG